Genomic DNA from Lactuca sativa cultivar Salinas chromosome 8, Lsat_Salinas_v11, whole genome shotgun sequence:
CATTAATCAGACAGCTTGAAGTAGTCAAACGTGAAAAAGAGCAACTACAACAAACAATACAAATTCTATCATCTTGTTCAGCATCTAAAGAAGAAGCAGCCAACAGCTCAACAACAAAGCAACCTAAAGAAGAAATTCAAGAAATATCATCCGATGAAAGTCAACAAACCATGACGCCAAACCATGAGGAATATCCACCACTACAAGCAGatcataaaaatataaagaaatggTACGTAATTTTCAACGGAGAAAACAAAGGAGTATATGACGATTGGGGAATCGCTAGTTCATATATTCTTGGAAAAAATATCATTCACAAAAGCTACAGAACGAAAAATGAAGCAGAAACCGCATACAACGAAGCATACAAAGCAGTAATAACAGATAACGTCAAATGTTCAAAAACAGTTCTCCTAACACCACAAAAATCTACATCCAGCTTCACACCACAAAAACCCGTATCCATCCCAAGATCCCTTAACCAATTAAATGCAAAAATTGCTCTTGAATCCATTCTATCAACAAAAGAAAAAGAAGCCATGAAAAAACCATCTGCCAAAAAATTTGCCGAATTATGGGACAGCCTCATTTCATACACCGAGGTCCATTCTTTGATGGGCTTTTACCCAGTAGCCAGACGCCCAGGTCCTAAAGCAGTCTTCTTAGCCGACCTATCAGATCCTATGACTTTATGGGATTATTTTATTCATGGATTCATCGACACCATCTATCTAGAAGGCACCAATTTACATTGCGTCAGCGAGTTCCCTTCTGCTGTGCAAACTATCATCAGAAATTATAAAATACGATTTGCAAAACAGGAAAGAGGATTATTCATTAAAATGCATTCTAGCTACCCAATTTTTGATGAAGACTCTCAACTAATTGTCCCAAGTATTACTTTCGCAAACATGGGAATAAGCAATGGCTCAAAACCAACAAAAGATGATCTACCACGAGAATCACCAACACAGGATCACCTAATCTTTGCACTCGCCGGTGTCTATTTAGCATCATCACGCATAGGCAACGGTAAAGATCAGAAATCAAGAATCAGAGTGAACTACGCCAGTAAAACTTTCATTATCTATTCGTTAACAGACAGTGAAATCACTCCGGAAGCAATGAAAGCAATTGAAACTTTCGAACAACCTTTCGAAAAGTTTTCTCATCAATTAGCTGAATTACCTGCTGATAGCAAAAAACAACTTTGCAAACATATTATGCATGCATCAAGACACAATTGCAGTCACTGTTTAGAAAACACAGAAGAAACACCATTCATGGAAGATTAACGATGAAagaaaaaattattcaaaaatatgTCTTTTCGGAGGCGGGAGGAATGACGTAAGCAATAACGTAAAAAGCCATAATTGAAGACACCTGTCCTTTCATGAAAGGGATTATTATATTTTTCATTATGTAAAGTGTCGGTAGAAGGATTGTTATGTAATTAAATAAGTGTCGGTAGAATAATTATTAAGTGTCGGTTGATGTAACATAAAGTGTATAACCCTCAATAGTCTAGGGGGCTATAATGTAAATATATATGTCGTATTGTAATCAAACGATTGCAACAATAATTGTAACCGACTCTCTTgagcctataaatagggccttttCCCAAATGAAATAACAAGCtaagtttgagtgtttaagaCTTGAGTTGATCTCAATTGTCTTCTCTGTTGAAATAGTTGTTCTATTTCTGAATAGCAGAGTTCTATCCAAATTATCCACATAATTATCTAATCATTCAACACAATCCATCATCAATATAATCCAACGCATCATTCAGGTATAATCTTCTCTTAAtctttattaattcataccaAATTTAATAACATGACGAAATTAATAAAGATTAAGAGAAGATTATACCTGAATGATGCGTTGGATTATATTGATGATGGATTGTGTTGAATGATTAGATAATTATGTGGATAATTTGGATAAAACTCTGCTATTCAGAAATAGAACAACTATTTCAACAGAGAAGACAATTGAGATCAACTCAATtcttaaacactcaaacttaGCTTGTTATTTCATTTGGgcaaaggccctatttataggctcAAGAGAGCCGGTTACAATTATTGTTGCAATCGTTTGATTACAATACGACATATATATTTACATTATAGCCCCCTAGACTATTGAGAGTTATACACTTTATGTTACATCAACCGACACTTAATAATTATTCTACCGACACTTATTTAATTACATAACAATCCTTCTACCGACACTTTACATAATGAAAAATATAATAATCCCTTTCATGAAAGGACATGTGTCTTCAATTATGGCTTTTTACGTTATTGCTTACATCATTCCTCCCGCCTCCGAAAAGAcatatttttgaataattttttctTTCATCGTTAATCTTCCATGAATGGTGTTTCTTCTGTGTTTTCTGAACAGTGACTGCAATTGTGTCTTGATGCATGCATAATATGTTTGCAAAGTTGTTTTTTGCTATCAGCAGGTAATTCAGCTAATTGATGAGAAAACTTTTCGAAAGGTTGTTCGAAAGTTTCAATTGCTTTCATTGCTTCCGGAGTGATTTCACTGTCTGTTAACGAATAGATAATGAAAGTTTTACTGGCGTAGTTCACTCTGATTCTTGATTTCTGATCTTTACCGTTGCCTATGCGTGATGATGCTAAATAGACACCGGCGAGTGCAAAGATTAGGTGATCCTGTGTTGGTGATTCTCGTGGTAGATCATCTTTTGTTGGTTTTGAGCCATTGCTTATTCCCATGTTTGCGAAAGTAATACTTGGGACAATTAGTTGAGAGTCTTCATCAAAAATTGGGTAGCTAGAATGCATTTTAATGAATAATCCTCTTTCCTGTTTTGCAAATCGTATTTTATAATTTCTGATGATAGTTTGCACAGCAGAAGGGAACTCGCTGACGCAATGTAAATTGGTGCCTTCTAGATAGATGGTGTCGATGAATCCATGAATAAAATAATCCCATAAAGTCATAGGATCTGATAGGTCGGCTAAGAAGACTGCTTTAGGACCTGGGCGTCTGGCTACTGGGTAAAAGCCCATCAAAGAATGGACCTCGGTGTATGAAATGAGGCTGTCCCATAATTCGGCAAATTTTTTGGCAGATGGTTTTTTCATGGCTTCTTTTTCTTTTGTTGATAGAATGGATTCAAGAGCAATTTTTGCATTTAATTGGTTAAGGGATCTTGGGATGGATACGGGTTTTTGTGGTGTGAAGCTGGATGTAGATTTTTGTGGTGTTAGGAGAACTGTTTTTGAACATTTGACGTTATCTGTTATTACTGCTTTGTATGCTTCGTTGTATGCGGTTTCTGCTTCATTTTTCGTTCTGTAGCTTTTGTGAATGATATTTTTTCCAAGAATATATGAACTAGCGATTCCCCAATCGTCATATACTCCTTTGTTTTCTCCGTTGAAAATTACGTAccatttctttatatttttatgatCTGCTTGTAGTGGTGGATATTCCTCATGGTTTGGCGTCATGGTTTGTTGACTTTCATCGGATGATATTTCTTGAATTTCTTCTTTAGGTTGCTTTGTTGTTGAGCTGTTGGCTGCTTCTTCTTTAGATGCTGAACAAGATGATAGAATTTGTATTGTTTGTTGTAGTTGCTCTTTTTCACGTTTGACTACTTCAAGCTGTCTGATTAATGATGCCTCTTGCTCCTCTTTTTGTTTGAGCGGGTGTTTGACTTGCTTCATGATGGCTTCCATTTCAATATTTTTGCTGAGTGAATATTTGCGCCTTTTGGGTACCTGAATGATTGCTAAATGATGCTtgcttttaatattttaaatgatGATATGAGAATTTTCATATCAATGTATGCTTTGGTGATATTTTCATATCACTGTATACTTTATCATTGTTTACTTTGGATGGTATTTTCATACCAATATATGCTTTAGCAATGTATACTTTGGATAGGTTAGATATGAGGTTTCCCTCATGTTCTAAACCCAATAATGCTTTCTTCATAGGACTATTTACCTGAATCAGAATCAGTATCAGTTGTATATGCATAAATATCTATATCTGAATCTATCCCTGAATCTTCTATAGGTTCATAACCGAGATCATATGCAATTTTTAGTAAGTTTGTTTCTTTCTCCTTTTTAGTCTTTTTTGGACATTCGTAGGCTTTGTGTCCGTCTTCTTGACATATCCAACATTTACAATCTTTTTTATTAGATGGACAGTAATTTGTGTTAGATTGATATTTGTTTCTTATATTGTTTTCTGTCTCGAAAATATTTTCTTTCACCTTGTTTATAATATTGTTTATATTTaggtttataagtttgttttttccaaattttctttttatatttttgtttcttATTATCTTTACAACCATATTGATTAACTTTATTAGATAGGGTATCACAACATAAATCAATTCTTGCATCTTGTGTTGTTTTTTGTTGTAAACATTTTTTCTGCATCCATGCTTTTAATATACTTATCCTTGCTCCTAAGGTATCTGCAATTTTATTTTGTTGTAATGCTTCTTGGAAATCTTTTATTACACTTTGACTTACTAATGATGGTAATTTTTGGTAAAACATGTCTAATGCTATCTTTTTTCTAGTAAAATCCAGATTATAATAATGTTCAGAATATTCGCATATAAATGGGTCTAAATAACACATGTTACAAATTCGTAAATTAGTTAGATGCAATAATGATTCTAATTGAAAAGCTTCTTGAGATGTTTTATCTTCTATTTGTTTTCCTATGAATTCTTGAATAAGCCGatttaatacatttttaaatgtttccATGGCGTCAGTGGTAGCTATCATCATCGTCTCTGTTTCATCGAGAGATGAAAGGAAACGATATGTATTGCCCTGTGTTTTATGTATAATATAATTAAGAAAGTTTTTTGGATGTAGATTTCTTAATTCTTCAGTTAGTTGAATTTGAATTCCCATTTTATTACTCCATTCTTGAATTTTTGCTTCGGGATTTTGCTCACAATCAATAAAAAGAATATCTGAATTTGTTGGAAAAGTAAATAGTTTAGGTATATATTGTGGAGGTATTTTTTCccatttattttgtttatttttgaccattccttgtctatataaaaaaTTTTCTTCTAACGAAGGTGGTCCATATATATATTGACTTTGATAATCATCTTCAACATATGATTGTTTTCGTTTTAATCCAAAATTGTGTTGTGAATCTCTATATGGATTTAAATAAGGGTTTTCATCATCTGAAGAAAAATCATATATTACTTCTGCGTCATCATTATCTGAATTATTTTCTATTATATTATTTTCTTAAATTTCAGACGGAATTTCTAATGCTGCAAATAATTTAGTTAGTGTTTCTACTTTTTTTTGTAAAGTtttcatatataataaaaattttagtttctTTTTCTTAGTGAATTAGTTATTATTaacgcttttttttttttaaaacttattgaacaaattaattttgttATCTTATCTTCAAGGTTTTTTATTTGTTCTTGTTTCCAATTTATACTATTATTTATTATATGTATTGCTTCAATATTAGATATACAATTTATTATTGATATGTTAGAGTCTATTTTTAAATTTAGAAGAAATTTTTTAGACTGTTTTAATGTTTTACGAAAAAAATTTAATTCTTGTTTATCTGTGTTTAGGCTTGAAAAACTCATACTTATAGCTTGAATAACTTATAATGATGATTATTTATATAATGTTTATGGTGACAAATAAAGACGGTCATACTAAGGATAGAAATAATAGTACAAATGAATGCTTATTAATATTTAGAAGttatatgttttaaaatacaaataattttGTTTTTAGATGACGTATTTGCTTGTAACGAATTTTAATactagtttttataaaatatctaACATCATGAATATAGTTATTGTTTAAAACCGTACCTTGATTTTGAGGTTTGTAGGAATCTTTGAGATTTTGCTTAGAATTATTTATAGATTCATGGATTTgttgtatttttaaaataatatttctatTAGGAATACAATTCATCAATATTTTATTAgacataaatatatattttaagcaTGAATTTGATTAATTTGATTATTATTAAGAACGagtattattttaataaaatttcaaattttgtaaaAACTCGAAATGATATTATCATGGAGAAATAAAAGTAATATAATGATTGAAAATATCTTTAGACATATTTATGATATTAAATCTTCTTATGATAAATATCTTAGTTGTTGGTGATGACTTTTTAAATATGAGTATTTAAAAACAATGATCTTTCATTATTATGTTTACGATGTTGCATATGTTTATTTTCTTATTGACGATAGATTGAATATGTAAAATAATAAGAACGTTACTTAGCTCTATACCAAATTTAATAACATGACGGAATTAATAAAGATTAAGAGAAGATTATACCTGAATGATGCGTTGGATTATATTGATGATGGATTGTGTTGAATGATTAGATAATTATGTGGATAATTTGGATAGAACTCTGCTATTCAGAAATAGAACAACTATTTCAACAGAGAAGACAATTGAGATCAACTCAAGtcttaaacactcaaacttaGCTTGTTATTTCATTTGGgcaaaggccctatttataggctcAAGAGAGCCGGTTACAATTATTGTTGCAATCGTTTGATTGCAATACGACATATATATTTACATTATAGCCCCCTAGACTATTGAGGGTTATACACTTTATGTTACATTAACCGACACTTAATAATTATTCTACCGACACTTATTTAATTACATAACAATCCTTCTATCGACACTTTACATAATGAAAAATATAATAATCTCTTTCACATTGAAATGACAGGTGTCTTCAATAATGTCTTCAATTATGGCTTTTTACGTTATTGCTTACGTCATTGTGTTATTATTTGTCCGTAGAATGTGACGTAAATATTGTGTAggtaaaattaaaataaagtgtGTAACCCTCAGTAGTCTAGGGAGTTATATTGTAAATATGTATGTCGTTTTGCAATCAAACGATTGTAACTCAATTATGTAATCGACTCTCTTGAGCCTATAAATAGGGTCTTTGCCCGTATGAAATAAACAAGCGAAGTTTGAGTATCTAAGACTTGAGTTGAATCTCAAAGTTCTTCTTCTGTTGAAATAATTGTTCTATTTCTGAATAGCAGAACCCTATCCAAACATACccaagattatccatataatcaTTCTTATAATTTAAACAACGCATCCCGACGCATCATTCATGTATAATCCTATCCTAACTTTTTCTATTAATTCcgttatgtttttaaaattggtatcagagctaagttTCATTCTTATCATTATGAATATTCATACGTTCGTTCATAAGAAAAAATATTCATTATGCATCATTATAAATGTTATTACATTCATGCATATCATTTGTCATAATTATCATAAAAATTATAATAGTCATAATACACTCTACTATCATTATCATTTTTAAAACtataaatttttatcataactttaataaaaaacgtagttaaattattgtttttataGAATTATAATCACGAGTTTTTCAAGTTTAAATATTAATAAacaagaattaatttttttttcgtaAAACACTGAAACAATCTAagaaatttcttttaaaattaaaaacaaattctAAGATATCAATAATCAATTGCATATATAATATTGAAGCGATACATATAATAGATAATAGTATAAATTGGAAACAAGAACAAATAAAAATCTTGAAGATAAGATAACGAGATTAATTTGTTAAATATGTCTTAAGAAATAGAAAGATCACTAATAGTAACTACTTCGTTAGTAAAAAGAAACTAAATATTTCATTTACAAAATAAACACAACTTATTAATATGGAAAGTTTACATGAAAAACTAGAAACATTAAATAAATTATTTGCAGCATTAGAAATTCCATCCGAAATTCAAGAAAATAATACAGAAATAGAAAATAATTCAGATAATAATGACGCAAAAGTAATATATGATTTTTCATCCGATGATGAACATCCTTATTCAAATCCAAATAGAAATTCACAAAATAATTTTGGATTAAAACGAAAACAATCATATGTTGAAGATGATTATCAAAGTCAATATATTTATGGACCCCCTTCATTAGAAGAATATTTTCTATATAGACAAGGAATggttaaaaataaacaaaacaaatggGAAAAATACCTCCACAATACATACCAAAATTATTTACTTTTCCAACAAATTCAGATATTCTTTTAATTGACTGTGATCAAAATCCCGAAGCAAAAATTCAAGAATGGAGTAATAAAATGGGAGTACAAATTCAGTTAACTGAAGAATTAAGAAATTTACACCCAACACATTTTCTTAATTATATCATTCATAAAACACAAGGTAATGCATATCATTTTCTCTCATCTCTTGATGAAACCGAAACAATGATGATAACTACTACTGATGCTTTggaaacatttaaaaatatattaagtCGTCTTATTCAGGAATTCATAGGAAAACAAATTGAAGATAAAGTATCACAGGAAGCTTTTCAATTAGAATCATTATGACATTTAACAAAACTACGAACTGTAATATGTGTTATCTAGACCCATTTATATGCGAATATTCTGAacattattataatttatattcCACTATAAAAAAGGTAGCATTagatatgttttataaaaaattacCATCGTTAGTAAGTCAAAGTGTAATAAAAGATTTTCAAGAAGCCTTACAACAAAATAAAATTGCAGACACATTAGGAGCACGGATAAGTAGACTAAAAGCATGGATGCAAAAAAGATGTTTAGAACAAAAAACAACACAATATGCAAAAATTGATTTATGTTGTGAAGCCCTTTCTAATAAAGTTAATCAATATAGTTGTAAAGATAATAAAAGACAACGATATAAAAATAAAATCTGgaaaaaacaaacttataaacctAAATATAAACAAggagaaagaaaatattttcgaAATAGAAAACAATATAAACAGAAATATCAATCTAAAACAAATAATTTTCCATCGAATAAAAAAGATTGTAAATGTTTGATATGTCAAGAAGACGGACACAAAACTTATGAATGCCCAAAAAAGacaaaaaaggaaaaaataaacAAATCTATTAAAAATTGCATATGATCTGGGATATGAACCTATAGAAGATTCAGATATAGATTCAGACATAGATATTTATGCATATACAAATGATTCTGATTCAAATGCAGATAAATCATTCTATGGAGAAAGTATTATTGAAATTAAAACGTAAGGGAAACCTTATATCTAACCCATCCTAAGTATACATTGAAAAAGCATACAGTGGTATGAAAACACCATCAAAAAGCATACAATAATAAAGTATACAGTGATATAAATATATCACCAAAGCATACATTGATATGAAAATTCTCATATCATCATTTGAAATATTAAAAGCAAACAAATATGAGCACACATTCAGGTACTCAAGAAGCGTAAGTATTCAAACATCAGGCATATTTACATGGAAGCAATTATGAAGCAAATACAACACCAGCTCAAACAAAAGCAGGAGCAAAAAGCATCATTAATTAGACAGTTTGAAGCAGCCAATCGTGAAGAAGAGCAACTACAACAGACACTACAAATTCTATCATCTTATTCAGCACCTAAAGAAGAAGGAGCTAGCAGCTCAACAACAAAGCAACCAAAAGAAGACATTCAAGAAATATCATCCGATGATAGTCAGTCACAAACAATACATAAAACAGAAAAACAACCTATGACATCAAACAAAGAAGAATACCCACCACTTCAAGCCgatcataaaaacataaagaaATGGTATGTAATTTTCAATGGAGAAAACAAAAGGAATATATGACGATTGGGGAATTGCTAACTCATATATTCTTGGAAAAAATGTCATTCACAAAAGTTACAAAAGAAAGAATGAAGCAGAAGCCGCATACAACGAAGCATACAAATCAGTCATAAAAGATAATGTTGAATGTTCAAAAACAGTTCTCCTTACACCACAAAAACCCATATCTAGTTTTACCCCACAAAAACCTGTATCCATCCCAAAGTCTCTTAGCCAATTAAACGCAAAAATTGCCCTTGAAGCCATTCCATCAACCAAAGAAAAAGAAGTCATGAAAAAACCAACTACTCAAAAATTTGCTCAACTATGAAATAGTATCATTAAATACTCTGAAGTCCATTCTTAGATGGGCTTTTATCCAACAGCCAGGCGTCCAGGCCCCAAAGCAGTTTTtctagctgactcgccgagtcccgaatatggactcgccgagtcgccggctaacacgtgctcgaaatcccgtccctactcggcgagtcaggctatgaactcgctgagtccctcttgcaaatttcaaaataaaaaccatggaattatcataccggagacgggttgttacaactctcccg
This window encodes:
- the LOC122195670 gene encoding uncharacterized protein LOC122195670, producing the protein MEAIMKQVKHPLKQKEEQEASLIRQLEVVKREKEQLQQTIQILSSCSASKEEAANSSTTKQPKEEIQEISSDESQQTMTPNHEEYPPLQADHKNIKKWYVIFNGENKGVYDDWGIASSYILGKNIIHKSYRTKNEAETAYNEAYKAVITDNVKCSKTVLLTPQKSTSSFTPQKPVSIPRSLNQLNAKIALESILSTKEKEAMKKPSAKKFAELWDSLISYTEVHSLMGFYPVARRPGPKAVFLADLSDPMTLWDYFIHGFIDTIYLEGTNLHCVSEFPSAVQTIIRNYKIRFAKQERGLFIKMHSSYPIFDEDSQLIVPSITFANMGISNGSKPTKDDLPRESPTQDHLIFALAGVYLASSRIGNGKDQKSRIRVNYASKTFIIYSLTDSEITPEAMKAIETFEQPFEKFSHQLAELPADSKKQLCKHIMHASRHNCSHCLENTEETPFMED